The sequence below is a genomic window from Bacillus sp. S3.
AGAACCGTCCCTCTGCTCCAATCCCATATTGGAGGAGTTTTCCTGCAAAGGTGATGGATAGGAGGGGGATGTTTACTTTTTTGTTTTTGAGCAGGTTTAGGACCCATTGGCACCAGGCTTTTTCTTCTTGGGCGAGTCTGAATTTCCGGTGGAATAGAAGGTAACGGCCAAAGTTCTTAGAAGTCGTGTCCAGTTCTTGGGTCTGCTCCATTTCTTGGATTTTGTCAGACAGTGAAGTGACGGATTCTTCCAATTTTGCGATCCGGTCATAGACTAATTTTATAGATTTTTCCTCTTCCGTTAACCAGAAAGAATAGACCTTGATGAGGAACTCATCTCTATTGACGGGGTCAGACGGTGTTTTTGCACTCCACTTTTCTAACGCCTGTTTCCCCTTTTCGGTAATGGAAAAGATCTTTTTATTTGGCCTTCCCATTTGTTCGACAAATTCATGGACTAGAAGCCCCTTATCCTCCAACTTGGTTAACAGCGGATAAATTTGACTATGCTTGGCCGGCCATATGGAATCTAAATAATTCACTAATTCGTATCCGGTACAAGGACTTCTGCCAATAACACCAAGAATCGCATATCCTAGAGTATTGATAGCAATCACCCCAATCTTTAAACCGCGGCATCCAAATATCCTCTGAAAATGCCGCGAGTCACAGTGCTATAAGTATAGCATTCTTATAACCAGAGGTGTAATAAACCTTCAGTAACACCAATACTATACATATAGTATACACCAAAAATAGTACTAATGACACCGGTAAATAATCCTAACGACCTACTGATACTCGTACGTTTCTTGCTCAACACAAAGGGAATTCCAATAATGGTCGTAAAGAAAAGCATGCCGATCACCGTTCCTAAACCAAATATGAGGATATAAACAGCGGCTTCTAGAGCGTTTTTTACCGTACTCAACGTTAACAAAATCATCGCCCCGCTCCCTGCAAGACCATGAACCAAACCAATCATCATTGATCCTAAATACGTCACCTTCCTATGCTGATGCTGGTGATCATGTTCGCCGCTATTTATATGGGAATGGACATGCTTATGTTCCTCAACATCTCCATCATGTTTATGTGAGTGGATATGGATATTTGTAAAAGAAATAATCGTTTTTATTCCCAGCGCAACCAGCATGATGCCCACTAAAAATTCTAACGACATGGCCCATTTCTCCGGTATTTCACCCTTCATCAAAATGACAATAATACCGACGACAAATAACGTGGCAGTATGGCCAATCCCCCAAAATACTCCAGCTAAAGAAGCCTGCCATAACTTTTTACTTTGGCTTGCAATTGTTGAAACCGCAATCACATGATCTGGTTCAATCGCGTGCTTAATTCCCAAAATCAGCCCCAATGCCAGGACGGACAATAATGTAGCATCCATAAGATTTCTCCTCTACTTTTCTAGTAAAAACCCAGCAATCAAACAATTGCTGGGTTATGAACATTAATATTTTCTTAAAAAACTAGGCGTTTTTTGAAACCATTCTTGACTTAGAACCGAATGTACGTCGGCAAATATTTTTTCAATGGTTTGGGTGGTATTGGCTAATACCCGAATCGTAAACCCCGGAACAGAAAGCATCGACATCCCTATTTTACATTCATTTGGGTCGTGGGGCAAAGTCTGATATAAGCGATCAAGCAAGTCAGGATTCGTTTTCTCCTCAATCACCATCATCGACCCCAAGTGTGAGTAGCCCTCCATCAAACCAATACCGTCCATATTTTTCGAGGCTGGATTTAATTTAATATGATCAAATACAACCAGCTCGTCGTCCATATATATTTCATTAATGAGCTGAAGCCAATCATAGCTAAATTGATCTCCGTCAGGCGACCATCCAGGGGTAATGATATCGGAGTAGAGGAGGGAACACCCTTTTTCTAAATAAAACACGTTTTTTTGTTTGTAACGTGCATGTCGATAACCGATAAGTGGATCGGGAATATATTCAAGATAACTGCCTTCCTTCAAGCGGAATTCAGCTTCCTGATAGGCATACGAGTGAGGCGACTTATAAATTTTCGTTGCCGATTGGGTGGTTAAGGTTAGCTTCGCCTGCTTCTCTAAGGAAATATTCATTTGGTAGCGGTCTCCGTCTAAATAACCGCCGCCTGGATTTAAAATATAATAGCAGGCCTGCCCGGAATCATCATGGTAGATGGGGCGCATGACTTTAAACGCCCCTTGGAAATACACATCCTTCCCAATCGTCTTCCCGTCTCTTGCTTCACTACCTAAACGTAAAACTCCTGTCCAGTCCTCCATCTTACTCCAATCCTTTTAAGAGCGCATTTTTCTTAATCCAGTCAATAACTTGATCAAGACCTTTATTTTCTTTTAAATTAGTAAACACAAAAGGCTTGTTGCCGCGGAACACCTTTGTGTCCGATTCCATCACCTCAAGGCTAGCACCTACGAACGGAGCTAAATCAGTTTTGTTGATAATAAATAAATCAGATTTAATCATTCCCTGGCCGCCTTTACGCGGAATTTTTTCCCCTTGCGCTACATCAATAATATAAATGGAAAAATCAACAAGCTCTGGGCTGAAAGTAGCTGCTAAGTTATCCCCGCCGCTTTCGACAAAAATAAGTTCCACATCCGGGTGCTTCTCCTGTAATTCCTCAATCGCTGCAAAATTCATAGAAGCATCCTCACGGATGGCAGTATGAGGGCAGCCGCCTGTTTCCACGCCAATGATGCGGTCAGCTGGAAGTACGCCATTTTTCATTAAGAATTTGGCATCCTCCTTGGTATAAATATCGTTGGTCACAACAGCCATACTAATTTCATCTTGTAAATGACGGGTTAATTTCTCCACTAACATCGTCTTGCCTGCTCCAACAGGTCCGCCTACACCAATTTTCACTACTTCCATTCTGAACACTCCTCTTTCTACTAAGACATAAATATACGAATATTCACACGTTCATGCTTCATTTGTGATAATTCCAGACCGGGAGATACAATCCCAAAATCTTCTTCGGTTAAACATTGAATTTTTTCAGCTGATTTAAGTAGTTCCTGATGAAACTGCTGAATCGTTTTCTGGCCGGCCGTTTGCCCTAACGGAATGGCCCGAACCGCATTTTGAACAAGACTGGAAACGGTAGAATACAAATAATACAGGGTAGTAGTTTCTTTCAAAACTCCAAGATAATGACCCACCATTGTAAACACAATCGCAGGGTGACCGAACGACCTCTTGCTATCAATCCGCTCGCGGTAGGCTGCCAGAACCGGAATGTCATAGAGCGATTCGACAAGCTTTAGCATTCGGTCCCCCATCCGCCCTGTTCCATCTCTCGTTTCCCGCGGCAGATTTTGAACGTTCAGCATCCGGTCCAATTTCCACACCTTGTCCAGGTCTCCCTGCTCTAACGCCTCATACACCAGCCGGGAAGCTAGCCCATCTGAATAGATGAGCTGCTCGTTGACATAGACATGAAGCCACTCCAAGAATGTCGCTTGATCATGGACTCTGTCCTCTTGAATATAGGTTTCAAGACCATAGGAGTGACTGAATGCCCCTGTTGGAAAGTTCGAATCACAAAGCTGAAATAAGGACAACATTTGATCATTCATGGCTGTGCCCTATATGACGAAAGGCCTGTTTCACTTTTCGTTCCTCACGTTTGTAAGGAATCTGTAAATTTTGCAGCAATTCTTCTACAAGATAATCGTACTGAACAAGCATCTCGTCCCCTTCAAATTGGGCCGGCAGGTGGCGATTGCCTAATTGATGGGCAATCGTTCCCATTTCATTCAGGCTGCGCGGGCAAATAATCAATAAATCATCTGAGATTACATCGATGACAATCATGTTTTTATCATCCATATATATAACATCACCAGCAAGAAGATCACGCGGTTCCTTCAAGCGGATTCCGATTTCATGGCCGTGATCTGTTGTAACACGTTGAATCCGTTTCACTAAATGAGCGCTTTCGAGGTAAACTTTTTCGATATGACGCTTTTCTACCTCTTCTTTTTCCATTTGTTCAATATTTGTCACGATTTGTTCAATTATCAAAGCCTTCACCTCTAGAATAAAAAGTATCGTTGTCCCATTGGAACCGTGTCAACAGGTTCACATGTAATCAATTCACCATTTACCCTTACCTCATAGGTTTGTGGATCCACAGTGATCTCAGGAGTTTCCGAATTCAGCTTCATATCTTTTTTCGTTAATTTGCGAATTCCGCGGACAGGCAGAATCAATTTTTGTAAACCTAACTTTTCATGAACCTTATCGTTAAACGCTGCCTGTGAAATAAATGTAATTGAAGTGCTGGCTAAAGCTTTTCCAAGCTGACCATACATTGGCCGATAAATCACCGGCTGTGGTGTTGGAATCGATGCATTCGCATCACCCATTAAGCTTTCAACTACAAAACCGCTTTTAATGACCATTTCCGGTTTCACACCGAAGAATGCAGGATCCCAAATGACTAAGTCGGCAATTTTCCCTACTTCAATAGATCCGACATATTCGGAAATGCCATGGGTGATCGCAGGGTTGATTGTATATTTCGCCACATAGCGCTTGACCCGGTTATTATCAGCAATTTCCTTGTCGCCTTCTAAAATTCCTCTTTGCTTTTTCATTTTGTCAGCAGTTTGCCAAGTGCGCAGGATTACTTCGCCAACCCGGCCCATTGCCTGTGCATCAGAGCTCACCATGCTAAATACACCCATATCTTGCAGTATATCTTCAGCTGCAATCGTTTCACGACGAATACGCGAATCAGCAAAGGCAAGGTCCTCCGGAATGGATGGATTCAAATGGTGACACACCATTAACATATCTAAGTGCTCATCTACTGTATTAACCGTATATGGTAAAGTTGGGTTCGTAGATGATGGCAGTACGTTCATATAGCCTGCCGATTTAATTAAGTCCGGAGCATGTCCGCCGCCAGCCCCTTCTGTATGGTACATATGAATGACTCTATCTTTTAAAGCCGCCATCGTATTTTCCATAAAGCCTGCTTCATTCAAAGTATCGGCATGAAGAGCAACCTGCACGTCATATTTTTCAGCTACTCTTAAAGCATGATCAAGGGCTGACGGTGTTGCTCCCCAGTCTTCATGGACTTTCAACCCAATGACACCAGCACGTACTTGTTCTATCAACGGCTCTTCAGTCGCAGCCTGTCCTTTTCCAGTAAAGCCTACATTAATAGGCATTCCCTCTGCTGCTTCAAGCATACGATGAACATGCCATTCACCCGGCGTAACCGTTGTCGCTTTCGACCCAGCAGCCGGACCTGTTCCGCCGCCAATTAGCGTCGTCAAACCTGAAGCTAATGCTGTTCTAATTTGTTCAGGGTTGATGAAGTGTACGTGCGTGTCAATCCCGCCA
It includes:
- a CDS encoding PadR family transcriptional regulator, which produces MIAINTLGYAILGVIGRSPCTGYELVNYLDSIWPAKHSQIYPLLTKLEDKGLLVHEFVEQMGRPNKKIFSITEKGKQALEKWSAKTPSDPVNRDEFLIKVYSFWLTEEEKSIKLVYDRIAKLEESVTSLSDKIQEMEQTQELDTTSKNFGRYLLFHRKFRLAQEEKAWCQWVLNLLKNKKVNIPLLSITFAGKLLQYGIGAEGRFLCFILG
- a CDS encoding sulfite exporter TauE/SafE family protein, coding for MDATLLSVLALGLILGIKHAIEPDHVIAVSTIASQSKKLWQASLAGVFWGIGHTATLFVVGIIVILMKGEIPEKWAMSLEFLVGIMLVALGIKTIISFTNIHIHSHKHDGDVEEHKHVHSHINSGEHDHQHQHRKVTYLGSMMIGLVHGLAGSGAMILLTLSTVKNALEAAVYILIFGLGTVIGMLFFTTIIGIPFVLSKKRTSISRSLGLFTGVISTIFGVYYMYSIGVTEGLLHLWL
- a CDS encoding urease accessory protein UreD; amino-acid sequence: MEDWTGVLRLGSEARDGKTIGKDVYFQGAFKVMRPIYHDDSGQACYYILNPGGGYLDGDRYQMNISLEKQAKLTLTTQSATKIYKSPHSYAYQEAEFRLKEGSYLEYIPDPLIGYRHARYKQKNVFYLEKGCSLLYSDIITPGWSPDGDQFSYDWLQLINEIYMDDELVVFDHIKLNPASKNMDGIGLMEGYSHLGSMMVIEEKTNPDLLDRLYQTLPHDPNECKIGMSMLSVPGFTIRVLANTTQTIEKIFADVHSVLSQEWFQKTPSFLRKY
- the ureG gene encoding urease accessory protein UreG, with the protein product MEVVKIGVGGPVGAGKTMLVEKLTRHLQDEISMAVVTNDIYTKEDAKFLMKNGVLPADRIIGVETGGCPHTAIREDASMNFAAIEELQEKHPDVELIFVESGGDNLAATFSPELVDFSIYIIDVAQGEKIPRKGGQGMIKSDLFIINKTDLAPFVGASLEVMESDTKVFRGNKPFVFTNLKENKGLDQVIDWIKKNALLKGLE
- a CDS encoding urease accessory protein UreF, giving the protein MNDQMLSLFQLCDSNFPTGAFSHSYGLETYIQEDRVHDQATFLEWLHVYVNEQLIYSDGLASRLVYEALEQGDLDKVWKLDRMLNVQNLPRETRDGTGRMGDRMLKLVESLYDIPVLAAYRERIDSKRSFGHPAIVFTMVGHYLGVLKETTTLYYLYSTVSSLVQNAVRAIPLGQTAGQKTIQQFHQELLKSAEKIQCLTEEDFGIVSPGLELSQMKHERVNIRIFMS
- the ureE gene encoding urease accessory protein UreE; amino-acid sequence: MIIEQIVTNIEQMEKEEVEKRHIEKVYLESAHLVKRIQRVTTDHGHEIGIRLKEPRDLLAGDVIYMDDKNMIVIDVISDDLLIICPRSLNEMGTIAHQLGNRHLPAQFEGDEMLVQYDYLVEELLQNLQIPYKREERKVKQAFRHIGHSHE
- the ureC gene encoding urease subunit alpha, which produces MSFKMTRRQYSEMYGPTTGDSIRLADTDLMIQVEKDFTNYGDEVVFGGGKVIRDGMGQHPLVTRGDGIADVVITNAVILDYTGIYKADIGIRDGKIAGIGKAGNPLIMNNVDIIIGAGTEVIAGEGMIVTAGGIDTHVHFINPEQIRTALASGLTTLIGGGTGPAAGSKATTVTPGEWHVHRMLEAAEGMPINVGFTGKGQAATEEPLIEQVRAGVIGLKVHEDWGATPSALDHALRVAEKYDVQVALHADTLNEAGFMENTMAALKDRVIHMYHTEGAGGGHAPDLIKSAGYMNVLPSSTNPTLPYTVNTVDEHLDMLMVCHHLNPSIPEDLAFADSRIRRETIAAEDILQDMGVFSMVSSDAQAMGRVGEVILRTWQTADKMKKQRGILEGDKEIADNNRVKRYVAKYTINPAITHGISEYVGSIEVGKIADLVIWDPAFFGVKPEMVIKSGFVVESLMGDANASIPTPQPVIYRPMYGQLGKALASTSITFISQAAFNDKVHEKLGLQKLILPVRGIRKLTKKDMKLNSETPEITVDPQTYEVRVNGELITCEPVDTVPMGQRYFLF